The stretch of DNA cactcctccctttccaagattgcggtaacgtgagccgcctcgctcagaggccatccgtaccataataacactactttaggagcaaccgaagtcagacggtggctggcggtaccacggttttgcactctgcggctcacatttccgcagtttcacaagtgtgtcggagaactacgttggccttcaggtaacgtaaaaacgtgaaaggctctctagagccagtgtttggtttgtccatcctgggctactgtagaaacatgacatagcaacatggcagactctgtgaagaggacccgcttcctatgtagatatgaagggctcattctaagctaacaaaattACATTGATTCTTAGTTTAAGGAGATTATATacgaatgaaaacatagttatgaattttatattctatttttgctaatagatcccccaaaatgctacgcactgttcctttaagtccacataaaagcacaaattGTGAAGCAGATGCAATCTACATTACACCAGTGGGATTTTTGCACACACTAAAGAAAGCACATTGAGATTGACATCTCTTTGTAATTTACAAATCTTTACTGACAACACACTTATACTGAATTCCTCTGTAGTTTTGCATGGTTTCTGTCACTTGTAGTATTTGATTTTGTGTTTGGTTAATTGTGAAGCTTAGTAGTTATGCCTGTGTGTAACAGTTCATGTGTATGCTCCACGACTGTGCTTTCATGAGGTTGCAATAAGCacaatgatgatgatacagtaataaaaacaattagATCAATACATTTCAGATATAGAGGAATTTGTTTGTTAAAACGTTACTTTTCAATGCAGAGCTCTAGAAGTTCACGCTTGCAGCTTTATGCTCGCACATAATGGAGCAGTCACATAAAGTGCTACctattgttttgtctttttagtgtgaaaaatgtgctgtcctgttgtgtgtgtgtgtctgcttatGTTCTACATTATGTTGCATTGTCTCCATCATGTAGACTTCTTGAGAATAGTGCAATCCTGGATCAGTACGAACGGGCGTCACTGACATATGAAAAAGCGGAGCGGAGATTTACACCAgcatgatgctgatgatgatgatgatgatgaagggaCACTTTCACGAAAGGATACAGAATATGTATTAAGAGATGAACACAATCCAGATTCTTTTTTGTCTCACTGGAAAGAAATGGACCTTTAGAAtgatcatgattattcattattaaacattCAATTTGGGATGTTAGTCAGAAACATATCTGTCATTGTCATAGACTCCTCACTGATAACTAAATTAATGTGATCAAACATCTTCAAGTTAATTTTTAAgcatgcatttttaaaatgagtAGCATACACATTATGATTTTTATAGCAAATTATAGATGCTTGCTGTTTGTCAAATCTAGGAAGATTTATTTCATTAGAAAATtggaattaattattaacctaATTAGATTTAAAGCTGTTGGAATAACCAGAAGCAGTTTAATTTGGATAACAGTTTGAGGCCGAGTTGTGTGGTTTGTGCATGCTTCTTTTATATCCATCCAAACATTAACATACtaacattaaaatatgaaaagccCCGATCTACTAATACATAAGTCATAGGACATAAAGAGTAGTGAGATAGAAGCATCTTCAAAATGAATTAATTGCATTGCATGTTGTTGCAAATCATTAGGTAAAAGAGAATTAAGCAAATGAATTTCACCATTTTCATTTTAACACTTTAAAACTCCcttttaaatataacttttggacaggcatttttattttgacaaaggatacttgttttgttattttggcAAATACTTCAAGTCTGTTTGTCTTCTAACTCTCTTCTACTGTAGGAGCTTAATATATTTGTATTGAAACAGACTTTTATACTGTAGGGCAAACTGAAAGGATGACAGTTTTTACAGTTACTCAGATTATCTTTCAGGGCTGATTTTACTGATgctttgtaaaataaataacaataaagcttcaccttttctttctttgttttattggcTTTTGGTCAACATTCCCTTTGTCCCTTTAGTGTGTCCTCAAACTGTCCATGTCTCACATTCATAATATATAGATGTTGGTTTATTTGTTGCAGCTGATTTGCTTTAGAGAAACCAAAAGGACTTGTTTCACCAAGCAGGACAATAAAATGAGACCCAAACGGTTCAAATAATCACAGGTACCTGACAGACAAGATAATTGACTTTTTGTGCTTGTCCTGATGAGATTAACCCCTTATATACTGCAGAGGGGACGGATCAGCCTCACACTCTAATAACGCTCACTGTTGGCAGGCTGCTTTTGTAGGAAAAACAACCTGCAATATATATAAGGAAGGTAAGAATAGTAGATCAGCTGTGAGCACAATGACAAACaattcacacacatatacactctgtcaTTATTCCACACTTTTTATGGTATTTATCATCTACGTGTacattgttttctgttcatgtaTGTATTATCAGCCGATcacactgttgtcaggctattaattaggcattatcagtcaagccccatagatgtgggtcagtaggggcctactacacccactagtaggatttatcatccattcacatggtaaatcactgaaagaaggtataaaagaacacgacagtgaCCTCCAGTGACCGTAGGAATTATGAAAGGTGCACACAGGAGACTGGAGATCACATCccttgtgaaaccaacaatgtgttgttgtgttcctattattattttaacccaaaacacaatgtttttccgcctaaacctaaagaagttgtagttttattgcctaaacctaactttttttttttttgcctaaacctaaataaattgtagttttattgcctaaatctaacttttttttccctaaacctaaagaagttgtagttttattgcctaaacctaacttcttttttttttgcctaaacctaaataaattgtagttttattgcctaaatctaacttttttttttcctaaacctaaagaagctgttgttttgttgcctaaacctaaagaagcctttttgtttgtatttaaaaGGTGACGTTTCATAAAATTTTACAAcatgtgagaatgtgttgcttttaagtttcattttcacttttacaacatagcaggtgtagtaggcccctaatgacccccATCTATGgcgcttatagcgactgataacgcctatggcctgataacagtcgaatcatgTGCTATTATTTACATCCATGCTCTCCCCttttcctacacacacacaatcatacaCAGACCCATATTTCTGCACATGAatacaatgtttcttttctatACACACATTGCGctcatgtctgtctgttgtctctatgttttattattttgccaACACTTGTCATAGATATTCAAAAAGCGTTCACACAAATACCGTtcatctctcttctctcttgaacacaaacacacacacacacacagtcacaaacTCATCTGCCAGCATATAGATAGAGGCAGACAGCTCAGTAATTAAAGAAGTCTGAACCAATTCGATCACAAGCAGCCCAGGCAGCAGATGAGAAAAGTGTAGGGCCCAGAACAGACTCAAAGTAATAGTGTTTTCATTTCTCTGCAGATACATCAGACAGATGCATCATTCCTCTGCATCTTGCCAAGTTTGACAGCATTCGGAGCTAAGGTTTCTCTCCCTTGCATCTTGAGTGAACTTGTTGCCCTGAGCAACTTTACCAATGTAGAGTGTtgtgatgagaaaaaaaaagtttgtggtGCAAGTTTTTCGTCTTTGCTTTGGGACCGCAGAGGTGCATTTTCCCCCTATACCTGTGCTCCACAAGTGGCTGGGATTGACACGGAGCACTAGTAATTTCAGATACGGgactgaaactttttttttttttttttaaatagagtACCTTTAATGTAAAGTTGttcttggagaaaaaaaaaactgaatcaggttttttaaatcattttcgtgttaacatcaaaatatgaaATTGCATATTTCAGCTGCTGATTTCAcattatatttcttattttgatgtcatttcttTACAGTAGAATATCAGGTTGTTTTTATATCCAGACAAGTACAGAAAGCCTTGTTGAGAAGATGAAAAAACTGAATGTTTGAAATAAAGTCATGTTAAACTTCACAAATGGGTGCATAAACATGATTCTACTGACCCATCAACTAATGTTTATTTACTGACACTTTCACTGATGTCTGAACATTATTTACTTCCTTTGTCTTTGTTAAACTTCATttcattgtagttttgttttttttaacccgtTTGCATATTTATTTGATAACAGAAAATGCTGGACAGAATGTTTTCAATAAACTAATGTTTACTGATTTTATTGtgatgatttattttgtcagtaACATCATATTTTCTATTCTGCTCTGTTCAGGGGCCTTGAGGATACTGAGCTCATGTACTTAATATTTCTTATGGTAAATTTGTGGGTTTTAAAAATCTGGGTTTCTGGAGTTTATATTAAATAATTTCTGAATATTTGATATGCTGATCCCTGTATTAGACTAGATTAGGTATACTTTATACttaaatgctaaaatgctagGCAAGTAAACAAATACCTAAGTAAAGGCTTTAGTATTACGTCACCAGAATTCCTATAGCAGTGAAGCTCCCCATTTATGTTGGCAAGTTAAATTTACAGAAAATATAACTGAACATTTAACATAAGAACAtaagaaaacataaaatgtaaaaaatgtcacTTAAGTGTCACTtttagtggagcatttagcactgactttcgttgacttaacggcctcaggtgtcgctgttaagaagcatttctaattcttacaaacagtccctttaaagggactatttgggactccacctgcagctggagagagcagggagacaccagcacccggtAGGTAAcaagacgataacgttactcgctgaggagctccatcacttcacaagacacgggaaacctctgttggtctggaggagctgcagcagttatttctgcacaaacgtccactgtacattcactagatattctcagagctactaactcttctgcagtgtggagtgagcgcgcgttcacgtctagatgTTGCGcaagctgagcgagaacgcgcgcgctgtctgagtgaaggcaggcaggcagaggaggagaggcagcggccacacgcgaacacgcatatgcgagcgcgcatgtgtggcgacccgctacatttatacgcttaaaaagttacaaacagtccctttaactgtaactttccccaaaataaaaataataatcgttttttacttttcttcagCTGGCATTGCCGAATAAttttttgagaagaaataacttAACATTTTgttatgatggttgtttcttataataacctgttttttgttttttttcttgaggTCCTCAAGGACCCCAGTTTGTAGTCCTTGTAGGTTAAATAGCCTAAGTtagtaggatgagggttaaaaaaaagtttttatagGCCTACCTTTCATTTAAATATTACTAACAGCTATCATTAATACAATGAATGTATTCTTACcagtctgtgaatgtgtgtagagtgtttctgtttattataAGGGCCTCATACATGGTGCTAAATTAAAAAACTCAATCTCCCATGATTCCTAGGGTGCGTGACGACAAAACGTGTGCGCCTCATGAACACAAATACCACGACTTGATTCTTGACAGAGGCCGCCCACGTATAGCACAGTATGTCCGAgtatgttagttagttagtggtTTGTTGTGCATTGCATGAtatgaaatgtatgtataataaGTCACTTTATATTAGTTTAGCCTGCAGTAGCTTATATGACAGTTTTTACAGCTTAACTACTCGGTTTGCTAGCGTGTTGTGCAGGTAACTTCTCTCACAGAGGACATCATGGCTTACACGCAGATATTGAAATCCCTGCACCggaatctacagcaatgcaaaCTCACACATGTCAGGTTGCTCATCCACACGCAGAGGACGGCGTCAACAGTATCCAGACTGAGCTTCCTCAGGAGAGACGAGGCTCCTTCCTCTGCGGTCCCAGTGCTGAGCTGCTTCATtcagtcacagacacagacacggAGAGGTGTGTGGCTCGACTCTGCGGTTAGAAACCAGAGCAAGCCCGAAGACAGAGACAGATCTGTCTCCAGGTACCAGAGTGGGAGCCCGAAGCCTTCAGCTACACAGAAAGGTAAACAAGGCACTGACATATAGATAGATGACTGGTGTCCTCCCTTGTGGACTCTCATTTGAGTGCACTAAATTGCATGAAAAGATATTTAGAATCAGTTTAATTGCCAATAacatacatacaaggaatttgactctggcTTTTAGACATCTCTctaaacaaagacagaaatagaaaaaaaaaaaaacagctagggacaaagacaacaaagctggacaaataaaggtgagGAAATACACAGGACTGTTATGAAACATTACACAATTAGTGTAAAAataggtttatatataaataatgtatcaataaatatataaaacatactcATCCACTTACTGACCTCTGACCGGTTAGCCTGACCTATTTGTAAACAAATCCTGcttcatatacatatacactctgtCATTATTCGACTTCCTATTTTCTTCTTACTGTGTCACTTTTTATGGTATTTACCATCTACGTGTACATTATTTTCTGTTCATGTATGTATTATCAGCCGATtacactgttgtcaggctattaattaggcgttatcagtcaagccccatagatgtgggtcagtagggggctactacacccactagtaggttttatcatctaatCACATGGTAAATCACCgaaaaaaggtataaaagaacacgacagcgacctctagtgaccgtaggAATTATGAAAGGTGCATCCAGGAGACTGGAGATCACATCCCTTGTGAaatcaacaatgtgtagttgtgttcctattattattttaaccccaaaccCCATGTTTTTCCCCAAACTtaaccaagtttttttttttgcctaaacctaaagaagttgtagttttattgcctaaacctaaataaattgtagttttattgcctaaatctaactgtTTTTCTGCCCTGACCTCTAACTCCAGTCCAAAGTCTGAGGCCTGGTCCAGTCCAGTTGGATCAGCGCTGGCCAGTGTAAGCTCTGAAATAGGGTTCAGAGCTTACACCGGCATGTATAAGTCAATTGTTCTTTAAGTgttaacaatacaaatagtgcaaagataTAGATACtgaatggatatacatggactggattatgaacagtatgtacatgtattcatgtctatatactgtatgtactgtgtgtaggatttatattGGCAGACAGATGATATgtccatgtttaaaaaaaaaaaaaaaaaagttgcatgcAATTATAACAGCAGCAGTACAATAACATATTGTCCACACTGTCAAACGGGTATTGCATTAAAATTCAAAACAGGTGGAATTTGTCCAAATGCACAGCTCAAGACATAACATGGTTAGTTGAGGTTGcaagattgttttttattactCGTATTTATGGACTGATAGATTgtaatctatttattttatgtgatgGACATATAAATAGTAGGATAAATAGTAACTGAGTCGTGACAAATCATCACAAGAGACCAGACTCCAATGTCTTAAAATGGTCTTATCTGATCCAGGAGCCaaataatgcatttatttattgaataattCAAGCACCTGTTTGCATTTGTGAGACTGCAGCCGTTTGATAAGTCTACTTGATAAAGTACCAAACTGTTAGTTATCAAACAGTTGACTGATTGTCTAATCACTCCTACTTTTCAATATGTTCCAGTGAAAGAAGCTGGCAGAGACTTCACCTACTTGATAGTTGTACTGATCGGGCTTGGAGTGACGGGTGACTACATCTTCAAGATTTCAAGCAGATTTATCACCTCCTTTCAAGTCAAATAATGGATATGGGCACTAACGTGTGTTGTTCTGTGTGCAGGCGGGCTGTTATATGTGGTGTTCCAGGAGCTGTTTTCTTCCTCAAGTCCAAATAAAGTCTACGGGAAAGCCTTCAACATACTCAGGTTAGACCCAGAGGTAAGAATGAGATCTGATAGTACATgactatactgtacattttgcaGTGTTAACACCGAATGCGTGAATTTATTGTAACAATTATTGGATTGtatgttgtattgtattgctACCAAATCTTAAAGTCATCTCCTGTTTAaaagtaaagtgaaaaaaacatttttgtttattgAAAATGCAGGTGATTGGTGCATTTGGGGAGCCGATCAAGTGTTATGGGGAGACTACCCGTCGAGGAAGGAGGCAGCAAGTCAGGTGGGACTTTTGTTACTACGTCCAAATAAGCTGTTGACTAGACTGTATTATACAGAAGGATCTGTGTGGTGGTAGTGCTGATGTATTACAGTATTaattctgtttgtgtgtgtctgtctgtttccaCCTTAGCCATCATGAGTACCTGAAGGACGGACTGAAGCATATGAGACTTAAGTTTTACATTGAAGGCTCTGAGCCAGGCCTCAAAGGAACTGTACACTCAGAGTCAAAAGAGGTTGGTATTTACCTTTGTTAAATAGCTACACATCAGCAAATTGACATGCTCATGTGTAGCTATCCTAATATTTAAGAATTATACATACTCTAAGTCATAAGTAATTTAACAGGTGACACCAGAGACTAAATGTACAGAGGTGAAAATTAGactgttattttttaatgtgtatACAGATATTCACTAAATTGAGATACTGTTTTAACTTTCATTTCACAGAATCCTGAAACTGGAAAATATGAGTTTCGTTACATATTTGTGGAAGTAGACACCTACCCAAGACGAACCATCATTGTGGAAGATAACCGATAAGAAGGAGAATAGACTCAGAAACTGTCGCTTCACTGAAAAAGCATTATGAAAATGTgaagaatgtgtttgtgttattggaCAAATTGCTGGAGATTTACTGATTTACTACTATTAAAAGCTGATATGTTAAACATCAACAATTCGGGCTTAGTTTAACTTTGCCATAACAATGGAGCATTTGGTAAAGCGCTTTGCACAGAGAAAGATCATCGGCTTTtatgtgttattgttttataaataaTACACATGTTCTACAAATCTGGGTTTTTTTTGGACTAAGAGACTACAGGATGACGTGAATTTTGAAATAACCTGTAATCAAAGATGCTTTTAGAttgtaataaaaaatgtttgttatatgtgtaaatgtttgttttttctgagTATGTTATGGTATGGATCTCAAGATTGATCTTTCAGCTTTATTGAATTGGATTTATGGTTTAATTGGGACATTGGCAGTTATTTTAACAAGCTTTTTCCtgtaaaatttttttttttttaatgctatgTCAGGTAGAGATATTGAAAATATTGCAGATTCCTTGTGTTCTGCTTGGAAATTACCTCAGTCGCAAacacttcctgtaaattctgaTAGGTCTGCTTTTCTTTTCAATTAACCATTTTCAGTCTTTGTTTACTGTATAAtttctgtatttggttgtcCTTTTGAAATGATAGATTGCACTATAAAACAATGACCACTAGATGGAGGCAAAGagttgagagagaggagcaacCTGATATGACCTTTAGTTTTATATCTTATTATTCCTTTACATTGTATATGTATTTTAATGGGTATTTTCAATagttttttcaatacatttcgGAAGGTATCACAGAGAAACACTGACTAAACATCTGATTTGTAAACAATGAACACCTATTTCATGGGTTTTGGAATAAATTCGCCTCTTAGGACATGTATTTGTTAATACATTGATATATATGTTTAATATAAAGACATTATTAATGAAgatatgttgtatttttaatcCAATTGTTAATCCTTTTGTTTTGTCAACCTATGCTACCTTCCATGACCCTCGGAAATATTAACATTC from Sebastes fasciatus isolate fSebFas1 chromosome 21, fSebFas1.pri, whole genome shotgun sequence encodes:
- the timm21 gene encoding mitochondrial import inner membrane translocase subunit Tim21, which encodes MAYTQILKSLHRNLQQCKLTHVRLLIHTQRTASTVSRLSFLRRDEAPSSAVPVLSCFIQSQTQTRRGVWLDSAVRNQSKPEDRDRSVSRYQSGSPKPSATQKVKEAGRDFTYLIVVLIGLGVTGGLLYVVFQELFSSSSPNKVYGKAFNILRLDPEVIGAFGEPIKCYGETTRRGRRQQVSHHEYLKDGLKHMRLKFYIEGSEPGLKGTVHSESKENPETGKYEFRYIFVEVDTYPRRTIIVEDNR